The segment GATTTATCCCCAGCGGGCGCCACCAATACTCAGCCGATCCAGCCCGACAACCACAACAAGCGAGGCGAGGATGGACGACCTTCGACATGCCCATGAACTGGCGGGGATCAGTGCCGCCGAACTCAGCGAACTGCTGGCACTGAACTACCGCGGACCGCAGGAACCCACGCCCTGGGCCAGCCTGCTGGAAGCGCTGCGCCAGCGCTTCGACGCGAGCTACCTGACCCTGGTGCTGCGCAATCCCGCCCATGAGCGGCCGGGGCTGATCGTCAATGCCTCGGTCCATGGCCCATACCTGCCCGGCGAGCCCTCCTACAGCGAGCATTACTACGCCATCTGCCCCTTCCTCGACTGGCCCGCCGACCAGGTCGCCAGCGCCGACCAGGTGCTAGGGACCGAACACTGGCTGGCCCACGATTTCTACCAGAGCTACCTGCGCCCGCTGGACCTGCGCTACGTGCTGGTGGCCAACATGCAGACGGCCGCCGGCATGCACTGCGCCCTGTTCGCGTGCCGAGGGCATGCCGGACAGGATTTCGACGCCGCGGAAACGGCCCTGGTGCGCCTGCTGCTGCCGCACCTGCAACAGGCCGTGGACCTGCACTCGACGGTGGACCAGTTGGACTCCGAGCGCCGCCTCTATGCCGTGACCATCGACCGACTTTTGGTGGGCGCCGCCATCCTCGACCAGACCGGCAAGGTGATCAGCAGCAACCAGGCCGCCCAGCGCCTGTTCGCCGCGCGGGATGGCCTCGAATGCCACCAGGACAAGCTGCGGGCCTTCGCCGGCCAGGACAACCGCAACCTGCAGCGCAACATCCAGACCATGCTGCAGCACCACCAGCACGGCCGGGACGACTGCATCGAGGTATTGACCCTGGCGCGGCCCACCGGAGAGGTGCCGCTCAACCTGCTGCTGCGTCCCATCGCCCTGAACTACGAGAGCCAGGGCAATGCCAGGCGGCCAGCGGTGGCGGTGTTCATCCGCGACCCGGGCGACTCGCCGCAAGCCTCGCGATGCCTGCTGCGCAGCCTGTTCCAGCTGACCCGCACGGAAACCGAAGTGGCGATGCTGATGATGGATGGCCTGACCCTGGACGAAAGCGCCGAGCGCCTCGGCGTATCACGCAACACCGTACGCGCTCACCTGCGCGGCGTGTTCGCCAAGACCGGCGCCACGCGCCAGGCGCAACTGGTGAAGACCCTGCTCAATAGCGTGGCTTCGTTGGCGTGAGGCGCATTCCGTGGCAATCGCGGCACGGCCGCGCGCGGTGCTCAACCACTGCACGAATTGCTCCCTCTCCCTCTGGGAGAGGGCTGGGGTAAGTTTTTTTCGCGAATGAACTCGCTCCCACACCCATCCTGAGGCACCGCACGTTAGGGTGGGCTTCAGCCCCCCTACACCGCCAATCGCCGCAACGTGTCCTTGGTCACCTTGCCCGCGGCGTTCAACGGCATCGCATCCACCACCTGGACGCGGCGCGGGACCTTGTAGTTGGCCATCTGCTCGCGACACCAGGCGAGGAAGTCGCCGGTATCCAGTTGCTGGCCGGACGCGGGCAGGAGGAAGGCCATGGCCACTTCGCCCAGGCGCTCGTCGGGAATGCCGATCACCGCCGCCTGGGCCACGCCCGGATAGCGCAGGATCACTTGCTCGATCTCCGCCGGATACACGTTGAAGCCGCCGGTGATGAACATGTCCTTGATGCGGTCGGTGATGCGCAGGTAACCGTCCTCATCCAGCACGCCGATGTCGCCGGTGTGCAGCCAGCCCTCGGCATCGATGGCTTCAGCGGTGGCTTCAGGGTTGTTGAAGTAGCCCTGCATCAGGTTGTAGCCGCGCACCAGCAGCTCGCCCGGTTCCCCCGGCGGTAGCGGATTGCCGCTGGCATCGACGCAGCGCACTTCCACATCGGGGAAGGCGCGGCCCGAGGTGGTCGCCACCCGCTCGGCCGAATCCCCCGGCCGGCAGATGGTGACGAAGCCGCAGGCCTCGGTGAGGCCGTAGGCGGTGACTATGGTTTCGAAGCCGAGCTCGCTGCGCATGCGCCGCACCATTTCCACCGGTACCGAGGCCGCACCGGTGACCGCGACCCGCAGGCTGGACAGGTCGAAACGCCCGCGCTCGGGGAAGGCCAGGATCGATTGGTACAGGGTCGGCGGCCCCGGCAGCACGTTCACGCGCTCGCGAGCGACGCGTTCGAGCATCACCGGCACATCGAACACCTGCTGCGGCAGGATGCAGCAACCGCGCATCAGCGCCGCCAGCCAGCCGGCCTTGTAGCCGAAGCTGTGGAAGAACGGATTGACGATCAGGTAGCGATCACCCGGGCGCAGGCCGACCATGGCACTCCAGTCGCGGACGATGCGCAGGTTCTGGCCGTGGGCGGTCATCACGCCCTTGGGCTTGCCGGTGGTGCCGGAGGTGAACAGCAGGTCCGACAGGCTGTGCTGGTCCACCTGGCTTTCGCGCACCACCAGCTCCGCCGGGGACACCTCATCCGCCAGCGCCATGAAATCGTCCCAGCCGAGGCAATCCGGTGCCGCGCCGCGCAGGCAGATGCGCATGCGCAGCGCTGGCAGCGCCTCACCGGACAGCAGGGACGGGTAGTCGGTGCCAAGGAACTCGCCGATCACGAACAGCAGGCTGGCGCCGCTCTCACGCAGGATGAAGGCCGCTTCACTGCCTTTCATCCGCGTATTCAACGGCACCAGCACCGCGCCGACGCTTTGCAGGGCGATGGCCGCGACTATCCACTCGTGGACGTTGGGCGCCCAGATCGCCACCCGCTCGCCGGCCTGAATGTCCAGCGCCAGCAGGGCCCGTGCGGCCTGGCGGCGCAACTGGTCGAGCCGGTGGTAGCTGATGTGGACGCTGTCGTCCTCGATGGCCATGGATTCGCCGTAGCGGGTCGCAGTGGCGGCCAGCAGCTGAGGAATGGTCAGGATGCTTTCCAGGTCGGTCATGGGCTTTTCTCGGGGCGCGACGGGGCAGCGGCCGGATGAACCCGGCCGTGGCATGGATGGGAAATCAGGCTTGCGGCGGTGCGAAACGGCGGCCGGCGGAGAAACCGCCATCCACCGCGATCATCTGCCCGCTGACGAAGGAGGCGTCGTCGGAAGCGAGGAACAGCGCCACGCTGGCCACCTCTTCCGGCTGCCCGGCACGGCAGAGCATGTGCTGGGACGCGAAGTAGGCGTGGAATTCCTTCTGCTCCTTGACCATCTGGGTCATGGGCGTGTCGATCAGCCCCGGGCAGAGGCCGTTGACGCGGATATTGGCGTGGCCGTAGTCGATGGCCATGGAGCGGGTCAGCTGGGTGATGCCGCCCTTGGCGGTGTTGTACGCGGCGTTGCCGTCGCAACCCTGCAGGCCGAAGATCGAACCGAAGTTGATGATCGAGCCGCTGCGCTGGGCGAGCATCTGCTGCAGTGCGTAGCGGCTGGTGAGCATGGAACCGGTCAGGTGGATATCCAGGACCCTGCGCCACTCCTCGGTGCTGGTCTCGGTGATGCTGCCACGGCTGGCGATGCCGGCGGCGTTGACCAGGGCATCGATGCGTCCGAAGCGCTTCGCCACTTCTTCCATGACCGCCTGCACCCGCGCCTCGTCGCGCACGTCCAGGGTCATGAACAGCGGCGCCGGCTGCAGCCCCTCCAGGCTGGCGATGACATCCGCGCGGGGTTCACCCACATCCAGCCCGACCACCTGCGCGCCTTCGGCGGCGAAACGACGAACACAGGCCAGACCGATACCCGAAGCGGCACCCGTGATGACCGCAACCTTGTTGGACAGACGCGCCATGGCAAACCTCGATGTCTTGTTGTTGGAATGGGTTTTTCGGCGGAGTCTACCGCCGGAATGAACGGGAGTGATCGTCCGTTGAGACTACGCTTCCCGCCAGCTCTGGAGGTGGAAGACCTCATGATGTGGGAGCGAATTCATTCGCGATTGAAATCGCTCCCACAGAATCGTATGTACCCCGCACCCATAAAAAACCCGGCCGAAGCCGGGTGTAAAGGCACAGACATACACGCTCAATACCACCCGCAAGGGCGGTAGCTCCCGGCTGTCACCCCGGAAACTTCAGTTTCAGCCGCGCGCTGCCGGGACGACCCTGGCATGCCAGGGTCCAGCCTTCGGCGAGTTCGGCGGGGCTGAGAATATCGTTGCGCGAGAGCACCACTTCGCCCTCCTCCACCTTGCACATGCAGGCGCCACAGAAACCCTCTTCACAAGAGTAAGGCGCGTCGAGGCCGGCTTTGCGCATGCTCTGCAGCAGGGTCTCGCCCGACTGCACCGGCACCTCGCTGAGCTGGCCGTCGAGTTCAACCAGCAACTGCTCCGCCTCAACGCCTGCGGCAGCCTGAACGGTCTCCTGGGCATCCGGATCGGGCGGCGAGACGAAACGCTCCACATGAATGCGCTCGCGCGCCTCCCCCAGTCCCAGCAACGCACCTTCGACGGTGTCCATGAAGGGCCCCGGCCCGCAGATGTAGAACTCCGCACCGGCGTGGCCGCGCACCAACTGGCGCACCTCGCCCTGGCTGAGGAAGCCCTGCACCGAATCCAGCACATGCACCACTTCCAGCTGCTCCACATGGGCCTTGGCCAGTGCCTTCAGCTCGTCGCGGAAAATCACCGAAGCCTCGTCACGATTGGCGTACACCAGCTTGATCCGGCGGCCGGTGGTCTTCAGCGCCGATTTGAGGATGGAAAACACCGGGGTGATCCCCGATCCACCACCGAACAGCACCAGGTCATGCTCGCCGGGGCGCAGATGGAAGTGCCCGGCAGGCGGGAGCACCTCCAGCAGGTCGCCGGGGCGTACCTGGTCGTTGAACCAGTTGGACACCCGGCCGCCGTCCACCCGTTTGACGGTGACCTTGGGCAGGGTGTCGCAATCCGGCGAACTGGACATGGAATAGCAGCGCGTCAGCCGCTTGCCGCCGAGCACCACGCGAAACCCGAGGTACTGCCCCGCCTTGTAGCGGAAGCGCTCTTCCAGTCCTGCGGGTATCCGCAGCACCAGCGAGCGACTGTCGTGGGTCTCGGCTATCACCTCGGCCACTTCCAGCTGGAAGGCGCCGGATTGCTGGGGCTCGATCATGAGTGACTGTGCGCTGCCCATGGCCTTCTCCGGGTCAAAGCAGGCCGCTGACGGTCTGCGCGTTGTCGATGCGCAGCTCGCTGCCATTGATGAAGCGCGACTCGTCGGAGGCGAGGAAGAGCACCAGGTTGGCGATGTCGCGCGGCGCGCACATGCGGTTCTTCGGGTTCTGGTCGAGCACGTCCTGGGGAATCGCCTGGCCACCGGTCAGGGCCTGGGTCATGGGGGTGTTGATGCCGTCCGGATGCACGCTGTTGCAGCGGATGCGGTAGCCCTGCTCCTTGCAGTGCAGCGCCACCGTACGGGTCAGCGCAGCCACCGCACCCTTGGAAGCGGAGTAGGCGCAGAAGGCCGGCATGCCGCCCAGGGCCGCCACCGAGGACATGTTGACGATGGAGCCACCGCCGCTGTCCTTCATCGCCGAAATGGCGTACTTGCAGCCGAGGAAGTAGCCGTCGCTGTTGATACGCTGGACCTTCTGCCACAGCTCCAGGCTGGTGTCCTCGACACTGGCCATGGCCAGGATGGCGGCGTTGTTCACCAGCACGTCGAGACGGCCGAATTTCTCCAGGGTGAGCTTGATGACGTTCTGCCAATCGGCCTCGCTGGCGATGTCCTGGCGAACGAAGATCGCATTGGCGCCGATCTCGGCGGCCACCTGACGGCCGGCCTCTTCATTGAGGTCGGTGAGTACCACCTTCGCCCCTTCGCTGGCCAGCAGCAGCGCATCTTCGCGCCCAACGCCGCTGGCGGCGCCAGTGACGATACAAACCTTGCCTTCGACTCGTTTCATTGTTGTTCTCCTTGGGAAGCCAGAGCGGCACGAACCAGTTCCGCCACATGCGCGCCGACCCGTCGTCCGGAATGGACGCAGTCGGCCAGGGACAGGCCGGACACATAGAAATTGGAGGCCACGCCCACCGCATTGCGGCCGGCGCTGAACAGGCCGGGAACGGGTTGGCCGTCTTCCCCCAGCACCTGGCCGCTGCGTTCGCACACGGTCAGGCCGCCGAGAGTGATCA is part of the Pseudomonas lalkuanensis genome and harbors:
- a CDS encoding SDR family NAD(P)-dependent oxidoreductase gives rise to the protein MARLSNKVAVITGAASGIGLACVRRFAAEGAQVVGLDVGEPRADVIASLEGLQPAPLFMTLDVRDEARVQAVMEEVAKRFGRIDALVNAAGIASRGSITETSTEEWRRVLDIHLTGSMLTSRYALQQMLAQRSGSIINFGSIFGLQGCDGNAAYNTAKGGITQLTRSMAIDYGHANIRVNGLCPGLIDTPMTQMVKEQKEFHAYFASQHMLCRAGQPEEVASVALFLASDDASFVSGQMIAVDGGFSAGRRFAPPQA
- a CDS encoding glucose 1-dehydrogenase, which gives rise to MKRVEGKVCIVTGAASGVGREDALLLASEGAKVVLTDLNEEAGRQVAAEIGANAIFVRQDIASEADWQNVIKLTLEKFGRLDVLVNNAAILAMASVEDTSLELWQKVQRINSDGYFLGCKYAISAMKDSGGGSIVNMSSVAALGGMPAFCAYSASKGAVAALTRTVALHCKEQGYRIRCNSVHPDGINTPMTQALTGGQAIPQDVLDQNPKNRMCAPRDIANLVLFLASDESRFINGSELRIDNAQTVSGLL
- a CDS encoding helix-turn-helix transcriptional regulator; its protein translation is MDDLRHAHELAGISAAELSELLALNYRGPQEPTPWASLLEALRQRFDASYLTLVLRNPAHERPGLIVNASVHGPYLPGEPSYSEHYYAICPFLDWPADQVASADQVLGTEHWLAHDFYQSYLRPLDLRYVLVANMQTAAGMHCALFACRGHAGQDFDAAETALVRLLLPHLQQAVDLHSTVDQLDSERRLYAVTIDRLLVGAAILDQTGKVISSNQAAQRLFAARDGLECHQDKLRAFAGQDNRNLQRNIQTMLQHHQHGRDDCIEVLTLARPTGEVPLNLLLRPIALNYESQGNARRPAVAVFIRDPGDSPQASRCLLRSLFQLTRTETEVAMLMMDGLTLDESAERLGVSRNTVRAHLRGVFAKTGATRQAQLVKTLLNSVASLA
- a CDS encoding ferredoxin--NADP reductase is translated as MGSAQSLMIEPQQSGAFQLEVAEVIAETHDSRSLVLRIPAGLEERFRYKAGQYLGFRVVLGGKRLTRCYSMSSSPDCDTLPKVTVKRVDGGRVSNWFNDQVRPGDLLEVLPPAGHFHLRPGEHDLVLFGGGSGITPVFSILKSALKTTGRRIKLVYANRDEASVIFRDELKALAKAHVEQLEVVHVLDSVQGFLSQGEVRQLVRGHAGAEFYICGPGPFMDTVEGALLGLGEARERIHVERFVSPPDPDAQETVQAAAGVEAEQLLVELDGQLSEVPVQSGETLLQSMRKAGLDAPYSCEEGFCGACMCKVEEGEVVLSRNDILSPAELAEGWTLACQGRPGSARLKLKFPG
- a CDS encoding FadD3 family acyl-CoA ligase codes for the protein MTDLESILTIPQLLAATATRYGESMAIEDDSVHISYHRLDQLRRQAARALLALDIQAGERVAIWAPNVHEWIVAAIALQSVGAVLVPLNTRMKGSEAAFILRESGASLLFVIGEFLGTDYPSLLSGEALPALRMRICLRGAAPDCLGWDDFMALADEVSPAELVVRESQVDQHSLSDLLFTSGTTGKPKGVMTAHGQNLRIVRDWSAMVGLRPGDRYLIVNPFFHSFGYKAGWLAALMRGCCILPQQVFDVPVMLERVARERVNVLPGPPTLYQSILAFPERGRFDLSSLRVAVTGAASVPVEMVRRMRSELGFETIVTAYGLTEACGFVTICRPGDSAERVATTSGRAFPDVEVRCVDASGNPLPPGEPGELLVRGYNLMQGYFNNPEATAEAIDAEGWLHTGDIGVLDEDGYLRITDRIKDMFITGGFNVYPAEIEQVILRYPGVAQAAVIGIPDERLGEVAMAFLLPASGQQLDTGDFLAWCREQMANYKVPRRVQVVDAMPLNAAGKVTKDTLRRLAV